The Clostridium botulinum BKT015925 genome includes the window TTGCCCTTTTTCTAAAGTTTCTTTATTGTTTTCTAAAAATCTAGTTATAAAATTACAAAAGCTTAACATATTGTATTCATTTAATTCATATATCTCTACATTACCTACTTGTTTTAACACCTTTACTTTTACTTTTAACTTTCTTTTACCCATAAAATCTTCTTTGTTCAATCTATTCATCGTTTTAAAAATCCTCCTTGATATTGTATTGTTGTTTTATTTATCATATCTTAATCCCCCTAATCAAGCACATTCTTAATATTTCAATCTTTTAAACTAATTCCCATTGACCAATTTCTAAATAATCTTCAATATCCCAACCCTCATACCAAACTAAATACTTCTTATATGTAACTATTCCTTCTTTAACTCTTAATGTACCTGTATTAAAAGTATCATCAAATATTTCACCACTATTAATATCATAGACGCTTGCTATTTCATATCCCAAAATCTCATCCTTATATTTTTCTATTATTTCTAAACTATCTGTATATGTAACTACGTTGTGTAATTTACCCTTCTTATCTTTGTATCTCCCCTCAATTATTAGATAAATTGTTTTTACTTCCATAATTAAAACCTCCTATTTATTTTTTGGATTTGTTGGTTTCATTTACCTTATGAATATACTATATCACCCATTATATATATTGTCAAATATATATATTATATATTTTATATATTGTTTGTTATATATATTGAATATATTATATAGAGTTGGTATACTATATAATAAGAAATAGTTATATAGGAGGGTATTATGAAAATTACAATAGATACTGTATTAGAAGAACAATCAAAAACTCGTTATTGGTTAGCTCAGCAAACAGGTATTACATATCCTAGTATAATGAGAATAGCAAATAATAAATCTACATCTATAACTTTTGACAACCTTCAAAAAATCTGCATAGCTCTAAATTGCACACCAAACGATATACTCCAAATTGACTAAAACTAATAACTCACCATTATATAATCAATCTATTTCTCCGCATAACAAAAAGAACTACCTTACTATGAAGTAGTTCTTTACACATATTGGTGTTTAATATTAATATGTATTGTATCTCATCAAACAATTTAAATAATATGCATCTAATTTTATGAATAAAATTCGTTGATTATTTCAATAATTTCATTTTTAGATGGTATACGATTGTCGTCCTTTTTATAATAAACAGTTAATAAAAATATTGTTTTTTCATTTTGTATTACATAATAGATGATTCTATATCCATTTGATTGCCCAACACGAGTATCTGTATTTTTAGCTCTTGCTTTAAATGCATCTTCACCATTTGGTAATTTAATATCATTTATAGTATCTCCCACTAATACCCCTTTTTCTAGTTGTTCTACTACAATATCGACATCATCATCAATATGTTTGTACTTACGTTTATTAATGTAAAATTTTAAATCACTTATAAATTTGTCTGTAGGAATAACTTCATAACACATATCCTAACCCCTATCAACCTTGTTTTTCTTTTTTTAGCTCCTCCCGTACCTCTCTCCAACTTTTTTTAGATGAATTACCCTTTCGTATTTCTTGCATTTGTTGCAAGCTTGTCCTAAGAGACTCAGCAACAGTACAGTATCTTTCAACTACTTCCATACCTAATCCCTCTTTCTCTCTATTTTCTTTATATCTAATCTTTTTTAACTTATACACTTTCTTATTGGAACTTGTCCAACGCTGTATCTTCATGTTACCACTCCTTGTCCCGTTTTTCAATAAAATTTTGGTAAATTATATGATATTATGTTATATTTTTCTATTTAAATACAATTTACTAAGATTCTAGATTATATTTGTATATTATTTCCATATTCATATTTTACCACAAATTGGTTAAAGGTCATAATGTTATTTCTTCGCATAACAAAAAGAACTACCTTACTATAAAGTAGTTCTTTACATATATTTATATTTAATTTTGGTCTTCGGTAGCTTTAGTATATGCACTTTCATTTCTAGCACTAGGCTGATTCAATTCTAGTATTTCATCTATGGAAAATTTAATTATATCTATTTTTCCACCATTTTTTTCATATTCTGTATATGCACTCTGTATGTCTAAAAGTTGAGACGGCTTAATCCTTCTATGATCTTGTACTAAAAAATCTTCTAGTCTCTTATCATTTTCTAAAATATATAATCCATCTAATTTTACAAAACTTTGTTTCCAAAACGGTGGCTTATAATATTCAATATTCTTATTAGATTTAAACCCTACCTTATATTGTTTTCCATTTAAACTGGATACATTTAACATTTGTATGTATTCATCATTTACGCTCATAATTAAAAAAGTTCTAGGATAATTATGCATTCCGCCATCTGCATAATTTAATTCTAACCATAATCCTTGCCCAGTCTTCATTAATAAATAATCAATCCTTGTGTAGAATCCATACACACTGTGTAAGCTATATCATCAGCAGGGAATCTTTCTAATGTTTGACGGATATTACTATCAGTAATATTAACTTCATTGGGATCATAATAAAATTTAACGCCATTTATCTCTATACATTCTTCATCACTTACATTGCAATCTTCATAAGCTGATAATATTTCTCTTATTAAATTTAAATCACATTGATAATTATTAACTATTTCATCAATCGGTATAATACCATCTTGTTTGTCATAGTTACCATTACCTCTTTTTGATTTCTCGTAATGATCTTTCCAACAGGAATGTTCATGTGTTAATTGTGATAATTCCCTAGCGTCAACTTGTCCAAAAATATTGCTTGTAATATTTAAAACTTCCTCTTCTTCATCTGCTAGAGTAATTGAGGACTTTCGTGCTGTTTGTATAAAATTATTATAATTGTTATGATATTCTTGTCGTACATTTTCAACTACTACACCGTGTTTAAATGCAGATAAATTATCATTAAATAAAACTTTATCTCTTTTCACTAAACTGATTAATTGTGCAAAATATAAAAGCTTATTCAACTTCATATTACCATTTCTTGTATCGCAGGGTTTATAGCCATTTTTAATAAACCATTTTGCAACGTCAATAGCTTGACACATAGTTTAATACCCCCTTAATGTTATTAAATGTTGTTAATTTTTTAAAACCAGAAATAAATATCTAGTTTTATATATAGAATACGGTACATCTATAATCAAAATAATAATTATTTTAAGTTATAATAATAATACCTATTAATAACTTGATTGTCAAATTATTCTTAAACTACACACCAAATGACATACTCCAAATAGACTAACATTAATTTATAATATTAATTAGTGAATATTTAACAATCAATCTATTTCTTACCATAACAAAAAGAACTACCTCATTACAAAGTAGTTCTTTACATATATTCATATTTAATTATCTATAATTATTTATTCTTTGTATGTCGTTATATTTACCGCAGCTTCATCAAATGATTCTTTGACGTATTGATATTCCATACACTTTTGTTCCAATAATTTAAAATTGCAACATCTATTAGATATCTTTTTATGTTTTCCTGAATTAACTATACTATATAACTTCCTTGCTTTGTCTTTAACTTCTTGTTTACTTTTATTTAGATATTTAAATTGATTAAATAATAAATTTTTATAACTTTCCTCTTGTTCATTTATATGGAATGGCAATAAATTCTCATCACAAACTGGAATCATATTATTAAGATTAACTACGCCTAGTTGTCCTTTTTTTATTTTTACACAATCAATTTGTTCATCACTAATATTTTTGTGTTTTTGTTTAGGTGAAGACATAGGAGCAAAATATTTAAAGTCATTAACGTGAAATACTATGCCAGTATATTTTCTAATACCTTCATGAATCTTTTTATTTAAAGCTACATTAGTATCAAAGCTTCTTAAATAAGTAATATAATTACTATCTATCATATAAATTTTAATCCCCATATTTTACCCTCACCAAATAATAAAAATGGGTAACTAAATGTTACCCACATACGACTTTTTTAGCTCCTCGCTTATACAGTGGAGGTTCACTGACTTTTTAAAACCCCATTTATACGGAAGAGGATCTCCGACTTTTTTAGCTCCTCGCTTATACAGTGGAGGTTCACTGACTTTTTAAACTCTTATATCTTATAGTTGAATACACATAAGATACATATCATCTCACGTACCTTATGTATAATATTACATATAAAAATACAAAATGTCAATAATCTTTTGCTTTAATTTCATATTTATCAAAAGTCATCTGAATATTGCAAATTAAATAACCTATTATTTATTTAATAATCAATCTATTTTTACGTATAACAAAAATAACTACTTAATTAAAAGTAGTATTTTTGTTGTTATGTGTTCCTATAATTTTTCTTACTTCAAGATGCTAAATCTTTTATTTAGCATAACTATATTTTATTTATTTTTATAAACTATTTAAATATCATTGCTGTAATCATAATTTGTCTATTATTAGGAGATATTTGCATATCACTTATATAATAACTATTATTTCTAGGAAGCAACACTTCAAGTTGTCCTGGGAAATAGCTAATAGGGTCTATATACCCTCCTTTTGATCCATTAGTTACTTTAAATTTAGTAACAATTGGTCTTCCTCCAAATTGCGCACTCATTAATGAAGTACTAATATATCCATATTCTGTTCTATCCTTTTTTAAAAATTTCGCTTTAACTTGTTCAAAAACAGTTTTATTAATTGTTCCATCTTTATTAAGAATTTTATCTTGAAATTCTGGACCTAAATAAGCAGGGTCATCACCTCTAAAAAGAATAATATTTTGAGGCATCTTCATCTTACTAAAAGATTGATCAATTAATTTAACTTTTTGTAATATATCAGCAGGTAATCCATTTTCATTCCCTTGATTTGCTCTTAATGGTCCATTGATCTTACTTGCATCTCTTGTATAAAATTTTATAGCTTCTTGTTCAGGTTTGCTTAGGCCATATTTTTTATATTGAGCATTTCCCCATTTTTTGGCTTCCTCAACATTGGTAAATTCTGTGAAAGTATCTGCATATGAACCTTTATCAACAGTACAAGCATAACATTTTTGAGGACTTTGAACTATACTCGTTGTTACCGGAGCTATTACCCCTGCTGATAAAACTAAACATAAAATTGACTTTCTTATCCCTTTCATAAAACCCCTCCTAAACTAAATTTATATATACATTTTACCATATATTAACATTTTGTAAATAGCTTATTGCAACTTTTTAAATATATTTATTTCTAATAAAAATTATTTTAATAATTTATTATGAGTACATAATCTATTTTAAAATACTTTTAGTAATATATATTTATTAATCTTATATATTTGTTAATATTAAATATTAATGATAGTACAATTATATTTTTTTACAGAATAATACTATATTTTTCTTTTTATAAATTTTATTTTTCACTATATTTTAGATTATATCTTAATAAATTTTAATAATTGATTTTCTTGAAACCCTTGATATATATAGAACGAACAAACGTTTAGTATTGACATGTTCCTATATTTATTATATAATTTTCATTGTAAAAGTTATGTCAAATATCGTATCAATTACGACATTTACTGTTGACTATAAACAACAACTTTTATCTTAAAATCGAACAAGCTACAGATAGGAAATAAATTATCTTATTATATTTACAATAAATTTTATAATAAAATTTTTATAAAATTCCATAATAAAAAAGAAGATCATCAGTGTGCGAGACTGACAATCTTCTAATATTTTTGTTGTTGAATATGTTGTTACATTGGTGAGCATTGGATTATTGTAAATACGTTACATTTACGTCTATTAAATTTATTTAATAGTTCAAACCAGCTCCATTTATTATACTTGAAAATTTCAATAAATAAATTAAACTCTTCAGGTGTAAACAACTGTAAAAATTTTTCTTCCATTAACATTTTTAATTTTGTATACTGTTTAGACTTGTACGCTTGTTCTATAGCTTTTACGTTTACATCTCCTCTTAAGTTATTTTCTAATAAATAATTTCTTAATTTATATAATGCTATAATTGATTCTCCTAGTGAGCTATCGTCTAGTAAATATTCCTCGAATAAACAATTAGATAATTCATCTATTACTAAAAATGTTTTCATTGCAAGTGTTCTTTTATTTAAGTATTTATCTACTATTGTATTATTAGTTTTTTGTTTGCTTTTAATTTCTGGAGTATTATTTTTTTTATATTCCATTACATATTCCTTCCCCTCTTTAGCTTTTTAATAAAATAGTTAACCATTAATCCCCCTTTTTTCATATATTTATAATAATATATTATCTACTACACCAACTATTATAATATGCGTAAATACAATATTCAAGTCCATAGCTGGGTATAAATTCTTAATGTTCCATATATCGTACATTTTTATTCCATATTTTTACACTTGTTTTTGTCAATTTTTTGAATGTAAAATAAGTCATGGATGCTCATATTTAATACATATGCTATCTTAACTATATTCATAAAAGTAGCTTTTGAAGGATTTCTTATAATATTGTTAAATGTAGTTCTAGGTATCCCTGTTTTTTTACATAATTCAACTTGTGTCATATCCTTTCTTTTCAACGCATATTTCACATTAGATTCTAATGTATAATTCCTATAAATAAAATCATATTCATTGCTACACTCCACATCATATCTACTATTATACACTTCTCTTACTATATGACTTTTGTCATCTATTTCCTCTAATGTATGTAGTATGTCATTCAAATCATTACATATTTTTATGAATCTATCACTTAAATCTTTTTCTATATTACTATTATGTTCTATGTTCTTTTTTATCTCTTTAAAAAATTTTTCACTTCCAAGTTT containing:
- a CDS encoding helix-turn-helix domain-containing protein; the encoded protein is MKITIDTVLEEQSKTRYWLAQQTGITYPSIMRIANNKSTSITFDNLQKICIALNCTPNDILQID
- a CDS encoding Panacea domain-containing protein; protein product: MCQAIDVAKWFIKNGYKPCDTRNGNMKLNKLLYFAQLISLVKRDKVLFNDNLSAFKHGVVVENVRQEYHNNYNNFIQTARKSSITLADEEEEVLNITSNIFGQVDARELSQLTHEHSCWKDHYEKSKRGNGNYDKQDGIIPIDEIVNNYQCDLNLIREILSAYEDCNVSDEECIEINGVKFYYDPNEVNITDSNIRQTLERFPADDIAYTVCMDSTQGLIIY
- a CDS encoding helix-turn-helix transcriptional regulator — protein: MTANDKMIVSKDVKQLAINILLEYFEDDVVQKIINKLGSEKFFKEIKKNIEHNSNIEKDLSDRFIKICNDLNDILHTLEEIDDKSHIVREVYNSRYDVECSNEYDFIYRNYTLESNVKYALKRKDMTQVELCKKTGIPRTTFNNIIRNPSKATFMNIVKIAYVLNMSIHDLFYIQKIDKNKCKNME
- a CDS encoding type III toxin-antitoxin system ToxN/AbiQ family toxin → MGIKIYMIDSNYITYLRSFDTNVALNKKIHEGIRKYTGIVFHVNDFKYFAPMSSPKQKHKNISDEQIDCVKIKKGQLGVVNLNNMIPVCDENLLPFHINEQEESYKNLLFNQFKYLNKSKQEVKDKARKLYSIVNSGKHKKISNRCCNFKLLEQKCMEYQYVKESFDEAAVNITTYKE
- a CDS encoding mono-ADP-ribosyltransferase C3, whose translation is MKGIRKSILCLVLSAGVIAPVTTSIVQSPQKCYACTVDKGSYADTFTEFTNVEEAKKWGNAQYKKYGLSKPEQEAIKFYTRDASKINGPLRANQGNENGLPADILQKVKLIDQSFSKMKMPQNIILFRGDDPAYLGPEFQDKILNKDGTINKTVFEQVKAKFLKKDRTEYGYISTSLMSAQFGGRPIVTKFKVTNGSKGGYIDPISYFPGQLEVLLPRNNSYYISDMQISPNNRQIMITAMIFK